A window of the Canis lupus baileyi chromosome 1, mCanLup2.hap1, whole genome shotgun sequence genome harbors these coding sequences:
- the PSMD8 gene encoding 26S proteasome non-ATPase regulatory subunit 8, whose translation MFVKGRTPRAPPRERLNANGGGRRPAAVAPPPALGSTSRPHFRRVSVCRRRCRKAGRRFAASRKMAATAVNGAPGASGSGPAAASGAVLQVAAGMYEQLKGEWNRKSPNLSKCGEELGRLKLVLLELNFLPTTGTKLTKQQLILARDILEIGAQWSILRKDIPSFERYMAQLKCYYFDYKEQLPESAYMHQLLGLNLLFLLSQNRVAEFHTELERLPAKDIQTNVYIKHPVSLEQYLMEGSYNKVFLAKGNIPAESYTFFIDILLDTIRDEIAGCIEKAYEKILFTEATRILFFNTPKKMTDYAKKRGWVLGLNNYYSFASQQQKPEDTTIPSTELAKQVIEYARQLEMIV comes from the exons ATGTTCGTTAAGGGCCGGACTCCCAGGGCACCTCCCCGAGAGCGACTAAACGCTAACGGCGGCGGGCGGAGGCCTGCAGCCgtagccccgcccccggcgctgGGCTCCACCTCCCGGCCCCACTTCCGCCGGGTGAGCGTCTGTCGGCGTCGCTGCCGTAAGGCGGGCCGGAGGTTTGCCGCATCACGGAAGATGGCGGCCACGGCGGTGAACGGGGCGCCGGGCGCCTCGGGCTCGGGCCCTGCGGCGGCCTCGGGCGCAGTCCTGCAGGTCGCGGCCGGCATGTACGAGCAACTTAAGGGCGAGTGGAACCGTAAAAGCCCCAATCTTAGCAAGTGCGGTGAAGAGCTGGGCCGTCTCAAG CTGGTTCTGCTGGAACTCAACTTCTTGCCAACCACAGGGACCAAACTGACCAAACAGCAGCTCATTCTGGCCC GTGACATTCTGGAGATTGGGGCCCAGTGGAGCATCCTGCGCAAGGACATCCCCTCCTTCGAGCGCTACATGGCCCAGCTCAAATGCTACTACTTTGATTACAA GGAGCAACTCCCCGAGTCAGCCTACATGCACCAGCTCTTGGGCCTCAACCTCCTCTTCCTGCTATCCCAGAACCGGGTAGCTGAGTTCCACACAGAGTTGGAGCGGCTGCCTGCCAAGGACATCCAGACCAATGTATACATCAAGCATCCCGTGTCCCTGGAGCAA TACCTGATGGAGGGCAGCTATAACAAGGTGTTCCTGGCCAAAGGCAACATCCCTGCTGAGAGCTATACCTTCTTCATTGACATCTTGCTTGACACGATCAG GGATGAGATTGCTGGGTGCATCGAGAAGGCCTATGAGAAAATCCTTTTCACTGAGGCCACCCGGATCCTCTTCTTCAACACACCCAAAAAGATGACGGACTACGCCAAGAAG CGAGGGTGGGTTCTGGGCCTCAACAACTACTACAGCTTTGCCAGCCAGCAGCAGAAGCCAGAAGACACCACCATCCCCTCCACGGAACTGGCCAAACAGGTCATCGAGTATGCCCGGCAGCTGGAGATGATCGTCTGA